DNA from Leptospira kirschneri serovar Cynopteri str. 3522 CT:
TAACCGATGCCTAAAAAATTTTTTGGAGGGAATAAATCGTCCGTTTCCGGGTTCCAAACGTCTTTGACTAAGGCTTCGATTGAAAAATCTTTACCAACGGGAAGTCCTAAAATTCTGTCGGGGAGTTGCGAAAATTCTGTCATAAGTTTTAACCTCTTTTTGTTTTTTCTACCAGCTCATAAAATTTTTGAAATAGATACCGCGAATCGTTTGGACCAGGAGCACTTTCTGGATGATACTGAACGGTCAATAAAGGATAACCGGATTTTAAAATTCCTTCTACAGTGTGATCGTTCAGATTCAGAAAGGAAATAGGTTCATCCGATTTCTGGTCGTCTATTACCGCAAAACCGTGATTTTGCGAAGTAATTTCTACCTGACCGGTCTCAAGATTTTTGACCGGTTGGTTTCCACCTCTATGACCGAATTTCATCTTTTCCGTTTTTTTTCCTAAAGAAAGTCCGATGATTTGATGACCCAGACAGATTCCAAAAAGTGGGTATCCTTTTTCCATAATCTTTTGAGTTGAGGAAATCGCGTAATCTAAAGGAGCGGGATCTCCGGGGCCGTTCGAAAGGAAAAACGCGTCGGTTCCTTCTTTCATAATCTCTTCTGCGGAAGTTTTTGCGGGATAAACCGTTACCGCAAAACCGTTCGCGTCTAAAAGGCGTAGTATGTTTGTTTTTACACCATAGTCATAAACTGCGAGTTTGAATTTTTTACCGGTATGAGTTCCAAAGATATATTTAGTAGAAGTAGTTACTACCTTAGCCAGATCTGCGTTGATAATTCCAGGAAACGATTTTACCTTTTCTAAAAAAGAAGGGGAATATTTCGGAGCCACAAAAATCCCACCGTTAGGAGAACCGTTTGTACGGATATATCGAGTCAGTTTACGAGTGTCTATTCCCTGGATGGCTGGAATTTTATATTCTTTTAGAAACTGAGATAACGTTTTTTCGGATTTAAAATTAGAAGGTAGATCCACGTATTCTTTAACGATCAGACCGCTCGCTTGAATTTTAGAAGATTCCATATTATCAGGATGAATTCCGTAGTTCCCGATCATAGGATAAGTCAGTGTAATGATCTGATTACAGTAAGAAGGATCCGTTAGAATCTCTTGATAACCCGCCATAGAAGTATTAAAAACAATTTCACCAACGGATTCAGTTTCGTAGCCGAAGGACTCACCTTCGAAGATTGTTCCGTTATCAAGAACTAAGAACGCTTTCATCAATTACAAACTCGATGAGGTAGTGAGTATAGTCAACACAGGTTTTTCTTGGGTTCCTACAAATCGGTTGAAAAATACCTACGATTTTTGTGAATGGAGAGTAAAAACCCGACCTGAAAAAATAGAATTAGAACCTGAATTTGATAGTCGTTTTCGAGAATCGAAGGTTCTATAATCTGCGGCGTGAAATTTTGGTTTTATGGCCCAATTCTTTCAGATAGGAAAAAATAGAATCTTAGGATAAGTCGAATATGTATCAACTGACTCTACCGGATAAATCAATTAAAGAAGTCGCATCCGGTTTCACTTATCGTGACTTTATCGAAAAAGAATTACCTTTTTTAAAAACCAAAGCACTTGCAGTGCGTTTGAATGGTGAAGAAGTTTTAGATTTGTCCAGGACTGTGGAGAAAAACTCGAACATAGAAGTATTGACCTATTCCGAAAAAATAGGTTGGGAAACGTTTCAACATTCCGCGGCGCATTTACTCGGAATGGCGGTTCAGAATTTATATAAGAATGCAAATCTCACCGTAGGTCCTGTCATCGATAACGGTCCCGGATTTTTTTATTACGACATAGACTTTCAAGGAACGATCGTTACTCCAGAAGATTTTCCTAAAATCGAAGCTGAGATGGAGAAGATCGTAAAGGCCGATCATCCGGTTTGGAGAAAAGTAGTCTCTAAAAAACAGGCGATAGAAACCTTTCAAAAACTAGGAGAAAAATATAAAATAGAAATTATAGACGGAATACCAAGCGAGGAAGTTTCCATCTATGGAATGGGAGAATGGTTCGATCTCTGTCGTGGGCCTCACGTTCCTAATTCTGGAATATTAAAATCTTTTAAACTAACTGCAGTTTCGGGTGCGTATTGGAAGGCGGACAAAAACAACTCGATGCTTACCCGTATTTATGGAGTTGCGTTTCCGACAAAAAAAGAATTGGATCAATATCTTTTTCAAATTGAGGAAGCTAAAAAAAGAGATCATAGAAAGATCGGAAAAGACATGGATCTATTCTCCTTTCAAAAGGAAGGTCCAGGATTTCCTTTTTGGCATCCTAAAGGAACAATTCTTTGGAATTCACTCGCGGAGTATCTTCGATCCGAATGTAACAAAAGGGGTTATCAGGAAATCAAAACTCCTGCGGTACTTTCTTCCGAACTTTGGAAAAAGTCCGGTCACTGGGATAACTTCCACGAGAACATGTATTTTACGGACATAGACGAAGAAGATTACGCACTCAAACCGATGAACTGTCCGGGATGTTCTTTGATTTATAAACATCATCTGCATTCGTATCGTGAACTTCCGCTTCGATTTGCAGAATTTGGAAGTGTACATCGCCACGAATTACACGGAGTGTTACACGGACTTTTTAGAGTGAGGGCGTTTACTCAAGACGATTCTCATATCTACGCTCCTTTGGATTATTTGGAATCCGAGGTGATGGACATCATAGACTTTACGTTTACGGTATATAAGAAATTTGGATTCTCCGAATTTAAAACTTTTATAGCGACCCGTCCAGAAAAATCGCAAGGAAAAGACGAAGACTGGGAGTTTGCTACGAGTAGCTTAAAACAATCTTTGGAAAAAAAGGGGATTCCATACGGAATCAAAGAAGGGGAAGGGGCGTTCTACGGACCGAAGATAGAGTTCAACATTAAGGATTCAATTGGAAGGCTTTGGCAGTGTGGAACCATTCAAGTGGATTTTTCTATGCCGGAACGTTTTGATT
Protein-coding regions in this window:
- the carA gene encoding glutamine-hydrolyzing carbamoyl-phosphate synthase small subunit gives rise to the protein MKAFLVLDNGTIFEGESFGYETESVGEIVFNTSMAGYQEILTDPSYCNQIITLTYPMIGNYGIHPDNMESSKIQASGLIVKEYVDLPSNFKSEKTLSQFLKEYKIPAIQGIDTRKLTRYIRTNGSPNGGIFVAPKYSPSFLEKVKSFPGIINADLAKVVTTSTKYIFGTHTGKKFKLAVYDYGVKTNILRLLDANGFAVTVYPAKTSAEEIMKEGTDAFFLSNGPGDPAPLDYAISSTQKIMEKGYPLFGICLGHQIIGLSLGKKTEKMKFGHRGGNQPVKNLETGQVEITSQNHGFAVIDDQKSDEPISFLNLNDHTVEGILKSGYPLLTVQYHPESAPGPNDSRYLFQKFYELVEKTKRG
- the thrS gene encoding threonine--tRNA ligase, with the translated sequence MYQLTLPDKSIKEVASGFTYRDFIEKELPFLKTKALAVRLNGEEVLDLSRTVEKNSNIEVLTYSEKIGWETFQHSAAHLLGMAVQNLYKNANLTVGPVIDNGPGFFYYDIDFQGTIVTPEDFPKIEAEMEKIVKADHPVWRKVVSKKQAIETFQKLGEKYKIEIIDGIPSEEVSIYGMGEWFDLCRGPHVPNSGILKSFKLTAVSGAYWKADKNNSMLTRIYGVAFPTKKELDQYLFQIEEAKKRDHRKIGKDMDLFSFQKEGPGFPFWHPKGTILWNSLAEYLRSECNKRGYQEIKTPAVLSSELWKKSGHWDNFHENMYFTDIDEEDYALKPMNCPGCSLIYKHHLHSYRELPLRFAEFGSVHRHELHGVLHGLFRVRAFTQDDSHIYAPLDYLESEVMDIIDFTFTVYKKFGFSEFKTFIATRPEKSQGKDEDWEFATSSLKQSLEKKGIPYGIKEGEGAFYGPKIEFNIKDSIGRLWQCGTIQVDFSMPERFDLDYTDNNGQKKRPVMIHRAIYGSLERFIGILIEHYEGKFPLWISPNQIRILTVTEKVTDYAKSVYRELVDSGFRVELDTRNEKIGAKIRDSILKKANYILILGEKEMESNTLAVRMRGQEDTKTLTRTGFISNLQEEIKAN